The Prunus dulcis chromosome 5, ALMONDv2, whole genome shotgun sequence genomic sequence AGCTATGGGTTTAGCTTTCAATGTATGccacaaaatatttattctattttttgaTATATATCATTGAATCTCAGGCTGAAGTGAATTTGAAGATAAAGAAAGCTTACTGCCCTCCTAATGTTGTTGAAGGGAATCCATGCATGGAGTACGTGAAGTATCTCATCCTACCTTGGTTCAATGAGTTTATTGTAGAGCGCTCTGAAAAAAATGGCGGAAATAAGTAAGTGATAGACTTTAGATTTATactggaaaaaaataatttatttgaaaagCTTTTGCTTGTTTGCCTAATTGAACTTCATATTGGTTGTAATTGCTTGCCCACCCCCCCAACCCACAATACAGGAGCTTcaaaagctttgaagaattgGCTGCTGATTATGAAAGTGGTGAGCTACATCCAGCTGACCTAAAATCAGCTTTATCAAAAGCATTGAACAAAATACTGGAGGTAGGCTTAATTCTTTATATGCCAtgttcttttcattttgaacaaaatactGGTGGTAGGCTTAACTTTGTTTTTCCTGAATGCAGCCAGTACGGTCACACTTCAAGAATGACAAAACTGCCAAACAGCTATTGCAAAGTGTCAAGGTATTTTCtggattttctttcaaataaaaatttgttttacaTATCTCAACATTATTAATTCGAAGTTGCCCTAAGGtataaatttattagttaGAGGAAAACTCAACCAAGTTTTTCTCTGATGTAGAACTATAGAGTCAGCAGGTGATGAATGCAATGGAGCTCGGACTTCTCATCTTTTCCCTTCAGCTAATAATTGGTGGATGAGAATACCTGTTCGGAGTTTCTAATGGTGTACTGAAATTGTAGGGGAAACTTATGTTTTTTGGCGGAAACATTTGATATCCTTAGTTGCTTTTCGATTCAATCCTTGTTACATACTGAACGATGCCCTCAAGGTATTTTTATATACGTGTCATGAAATTGTTTTGGTTCCCATCTTGTTTTCCTATGTGCGCTGTTTCATATGTTTTCTAAAAATTCAGAGGAAGCATTTTTCATTAACcattctgtttttctttggtcAAGAACAATGATGAAAATCCATTATGTTTGTTTATCAGCAGGGTCAAAATGATTTGAACGACAGTTTGAAATAGAATATTGTATTGTGTCAAGATGGCATTTAAAATCGTATATTACTATGGACTAAATAACCCCTAGATGTTAGCTAAACAAGACAGATAAAttgcattcaaattcaaattctatCAACCTAGCCTTGCAGACATTCCTCCATTTATTTTGGGGAGTTTTTAGCAATAAGTCCCATGCAACAACTTTTTCTGACAATCAAAGAGGGCAAAAATTGAGATGGTAAAATCTAAATCTAACCTCATttataaatcatattcaaaattatAAACTTATGTCATGTATGTGTCTGGAATGGTTGTTTAGCTACTATATTAcccttaaattttgaatttattattcaGCTTATTTAATGTTAAATTGGAGAAAATTGGCATTTCATATCCTTGCGagtagtatagccgagcggctttACTGGGGTCCTTTTTTGATaaatatgttttaaaaaatagtatcgctgcgcggctatacgcggggttttcttaataaaaatagtatagccgatcggctatactaggggtttttttaaactgaAAATAGTATAACCGCACGGATATACCTTTTTTACATGAATGGGCGCTAGGTGCCAGGTGTTCTTTgttacttttaattttaataaatcgTATAGCCACGCAGCGATGCTAAggtttaattataaaaaattatatagccatgcggctataccGTTTTGACACTTGGCGAAGCGGCAGCGAGGCGTCAGCCGGATCCTTTTTTTCTAAACAataaaacagtatagccgcccggctatacttgattttttttaagagtatagccggtTGGCTGTACTGCACATGGCGAGCCAGGCGGGTCCTCTTTGGGCCGGACGGAAGGCACTTCTTGTTGCGCCCGAGAGTAAAAGGCAAAAAGGCCCTTcgataattttttattttttggcggGGTCAGATAACAGTTGACACTTCACAGTTACAGACGAAGGAAAAATGGAGGAAGACGGAGGAGAACGAGCTCAACGGCGCCATCCGACGAGCTCCGAAACCCTAATCTCAGAGCCACACCTCGATCCACCGTCCACGTGTTCTGAAACCACACTCCATTCCGGTGAGGAGGACCGCACGGAATCGAAACCCGAGCTGAACCAGACCGAAATATTCCGAACTCTCGAAGTGGTCGAGAGAGACTCTCTCGCCATCGCCGACAGCTTCACCACTCTCTTCGCCTCCCTTCGCCTGGCTCTTTCTGAGGTCTCTCCCTCCTTTtatttcagtttattttcttcgaatttgtgtttggttgccgagaaagtgaaggaaacacaaggaaaattaaaattactgcaatcctttaattttttttctttagagTTCTCTTGATATAAGATAATAATTGAATGACTTGAAAATTTATCTAATTATGGACGATGTTGTATGAAGGTCACTAGCAACTCGGTTGATCACATGCATTGCTTTAGCGAGGCTGCTGGCCGCCTTCAAGAATCCGGTATCTGTTTGTGTAGAAGTGAACTTTCTGATCATTGATTTGAATTGTGCAATACTGGAAGgtaataatgttcttgaattttcaatttcagtgCTTGATTGTGCTACCAAGGGAAATCGGTATATAAATTCAAGTCTCAGGTAATTATTGAATGCTCTAAACACCTTCTCTTACGATTTAATAGATAGCGGAAAATGGAAATGGCTTTGAATATGGTAGGATaactcataatttttttatgcataATATGATATGAACATGTCTGCAATAATCGTGATTCATGAATTGTGGTTTCTGCAAGGACCATTTCTTGTTCTTCATATAATAGATATCGGACTATCTAACATGCCGCTATTAATGTGTGGCGCACATCTTGCGATGACTGGCCACAGGAATACTTTCTCATGGAAGTTcttatctttgttttctttttagcaAATCTGCTAATGCAATGCACTGATAGACGACTATCTCGGTAACTTTTGAGTCTCAGTATCTGTTGGGTGCTTTCTTAGTTTTATGATGGAGAGGAATTAAACTTTTAGGAaactttttcactttttgctGCGAAATATGGGGGGAGTTTGCTTTTGCAGCATAACAAAACTTTGATTTTCCTATTTTGGGCagattgaatgaagaaatgaagGGCATAGACAGTCTAGCATTGCAGCTGTATCCTTAaacatttgtttctttgtatACCCTATGTGTGTGTCTTACCTGCGTTATGCTTTGGCCTTCCATTTGTACCAATTACTTATGCTGACAGGTgataaaaattgttaaatacagttaataatttagaattcCCTTGAACTGCTATTCCTGAAGAGTGCTTTGCTTTTGTGATGTTGATATTGTTTTGGAGTCCTTAATGTTTGTGCAGAAAAGTCTTGAGGAGAAATGTTGATGCTCTAGACTCAGGTGTTAACAAGCTCCTCCGACTTCCATGATGTAGACCTGTCGACCTGCCAGACGTATGATTGCATCAGTTATCAATGTGGGAActtctcttccaatttcattgtttatttATGATTATTTTGCTTGGAATTTATTGTCATTATCGGTGTCAGGTCATGGGACAGCTTCATCGGAACCTTTGTTACGTAATTAATGGGCGAAATAGTTGTCCGATTGGCTGCAAAATAAGTAGATGTGCTGCTTTGTTAGCTAGCCAAAAGGTGCAGAACGTTGAGAGCATTTCTAGACTGTTACATTGTAAGCAAATATTTGTGTGCAGTAACTCGAGAGATTAGTGTACAgattttatcttcttcattcGTTTTAGGCCTTAAGCACTGAAATTAGAGTAATGTATGAAAAGTTGCTTTACATTTTTAAGTGTTGTCTATCTCAAAAACTGTAAGCAGATTTCTCCCTTAACTCGATATTTAATTGAATTATGTAGCTAATCTTGGTAATTCACTGAATCTACTTTAAGTTAATCTGCAAAATCTACTTTCAAACACACTATTTTTTGCCTTTGCCTGTAATTGGAACCCACTGGAAATCCCTTGGCAATAAAATTCTCACGGGCAGCATATCTTTTGTAAATTGTATGCCTTGGGTAGATCTCACCTGGGTATTTTGGAAGTGAAAATTATGGATACATTAGCTGACACGGGTTCTGAAAACTTGTCAAAACTATTTTAGGAGGTCTAAATCTACCCTTTTGCAGCTTGTAGCCCAGCCCACCCCCATTTGATTTGATGGTTCTCTAACCCAACTTTGCTAATGGGTTTGGAATTCTGGTCCAAATACTATTTCAAAAACAATCCTGTATTTTATAGTGACCCTATACAATGAACCAGACTAAAATTCGAAGTAtgacaaaattttcaactagtGTTCTATTgtagccaaaaaaataattatcatGTGGTCCAGtcaacagaaagaaaaaaaatgtaaacaaaGAGATTTCAtcaattgggttttatttatttatttcatttcaccTATCTTTTCAAATTGCCAAATCATTTTAGGTTATGATcttacataaataaaaacttagtttttttataataaaaaaaacttagttAAATATTGCAATTAATGTCAACTTATATTGATTGATATGAGACAAAATttaataacaaagaaagagtTTGGTCAATGGCCTCGACtccaaggaagaagaaactCTAATGTAATAGATATAATACTTTTTGCTATCTCCAATCAATAATGCAACAACATATGAATTAACTTTTTCACGTATCATTGTGTTAGTGgctaaaaataacaaaataatattataccCGTGAAAGAGTGACAACTTGGGTTATATAAATATCCTTCTTTGCCACTACACTATATATTTGCTTacacattatatattttaatctttttggTAAATCCCATATCCTGTATCTTTGCTTACACATTATAGTTTATTCACGAATCACAATGATTTGCTGTTCATCACTGTGAATaatagacaaaaataaatacataagaaaataattaaatgggATGATATTGGTAAGTttcagatttaaaaaaattgggttgGTGAATGGTGTGCCAATGGCTAATTAAAGCGTTGTCTCGACTCACataaaagtaaatatatatatatcataacATTACATCAGCCACAGTGCAAACGAGATCTTAGTTGAAAAACTTCAAAGATACACCAGACATTGGAAGCCCTAAATGGTCCCCACATTATTCAAACTTCCTATAGTTTCTAAACATAAATTCAAAACCCTACTAATCAATATactagtttttctttttctttttttgttggcgAAACGTAAAAGATTCGAACTTactatattttataatattaaaaaacgatatatatatatacttattaAACAAATAGTTAGTCAATAACTTCTTAACATTACTGATTATATTGATTTCACCGATAAACGAAAAATCACAGCGTATAATCCATACATCATCTACTAATCACCCTTTATTTAGCAATGAAAATAAAGGGAACCTTCTGCACAGTGATGCTTGTTTTCTAGCACTGCAGAACTCGAGCTGTTTAGCGACCATATGCATATATAGAGCTGTTTTCTAGCACTacaagtaaaaacaaaaacattcaGTCTTTCGGTGGGGAACAAAAGATTTGATAACAGTAGAAGAAAGCTACCAAAAGAATCGAACACACGCATTGGTAGCTAGCAAAACAACTTAGAATGCAGTTGcagaataatatatatatattttgctacacaaaaaaaaagaaaaagaaaaaaaaagagccgTAATAATTCACAGGGTAATTGAGAAAAGACATGAATTTCAGGAATGTGGTCCATGCCATGATTTAAACTATTGCCTGTACGTGGCATTGCATGTTTGGTATGTTGTTTTTGTCCTTTGTATTTGTTTCgcattttgtttgtttacacACATCAATCAAACGTTCCAGAAGAATTAGACCTTGCAATTATAGCTTCAAAGCTAGGGATACTCAAGATACTATTCTCCTATCTAAAAAAGGTCAAGATTCAAGTTCAATTTAATTCAggaatttttctttctggaGCTAAATGAAACACGCCTGCCACTTTACCTAGTTTGCCCTTGGCTCATGCCGTGCCTCGACCTCTTTAATTCATAATTTTGTCGAACATCTTATCCTTATGACAATCACGCTCAAGCAGAAAATCAAATGAATATCAAGAATGGCAGTCACTAGCTAGCTCTACCATAGATCCTCCAGCGATGATTACTTTACAATATGCTTTAATTAAaggtactttttttttttcgtatTATACAACTCAATATAATATCCCCTAAAATCAACTGCTCTCTAATTGTGTGCCGTGTTGCCACTTGAGCCAAGTTGTTTGGGTTAGAaatttgaataataaaaaaatcccacGTTTGCAGTTCATGATGGGAGAGTGCATGCTAACGTTGTGGAATTGCAGAAATATATGTACAAAAGAGTGATAGAGATCCATTACatgttttttgtgtgtgtaaaaGGTGAAGGAAACGTAGTGGATTCTAGAGTGTCATATGATTCACACACATATATCGCATTTCTTACTATAtctataaaaatattattttatcaaactgtgaatttgaattattaatttaattaaattctcACTTTAATGTATCGTTTAAATTCACAATCAAACAAATTATCTCTAAATGAATGGGGAAAAAATGAGTTCATGTTTTGAACAATTGATGAAGTACATAATAGTAGGTTGGTCACATTATAGTTCATGTCTCCAATTGTCAAAACGACTTTTTGGTTAAATGACCCATACTCACATAAATCacatattcaattttttatatacgaaattgagaagaagagaataaaaaaaagattacatCAAATACAGAGGTGAATACCCTTAGCCACTTAAACTACATTCTCTTtgttaatataattttattgcaCTCGGGATATAAAACGGGTGAAGCTTTAATACCACTCTCTTTAGTGGGAAAGGAACTCACCACACCGCTTATTTTAGATAGTTGCTAATAGCATCATCTCCGACATGCTATCAAACGGATACTTGTgtccaaaatatattattctGTCGACATAAGAAAGAGCTTGGAAGAAAAGGTGCCTTTAAATTAGTTGAGGCCATTCAAGAAAAGGCAGACAAGCTGCAGAATGCTCTttaccaaagaagaaaaataaggcAATCTGCAAAATTTCTTAGAGATATCCATCATTGTAATTTGCAGCCTACACTTTTATTCCTTCCTCTCCTTTCATTTCGAGTCCACATATTTTCTGTGTGGATAtgatatttaatttatgttcTAGAACTGCGTCCTTTGGTTACCAAGAAAGAACAAACTCTAGGTCGTCTtgaatttttcatttaattattatttcaattgTGAAGTTAAACATGAAATCCAAAACGATATCATGCTAAGGTAAGGATATCATTAGTTTTCTCACGTGAGCTCTGCTGCCAGTTGTAAGTTTTGACCTAACCACTTATCTTATTctagctcttttttttttatcaaaagaGTAAGCAGCCAAGACTTTCACTTTGGATTGTCGAGAGCATATTTTGCGAATGTTCTGCCATTTTTTCTCCGTGAGAGTGTTCATGGCTTATGAAATgagatttcaaatttttgaaaTATGCTTcagttaaaataaattatgcgTTGAGTATTTTTTAGAGTTTATTCTTTCTATGCAATTTCAAAATGTGTGAGGTCAAGGTTTcgattttcaaattgttttttatttactttgttCTTCAAAATCTGCATTTAGTATTTCAAACACTTCATTCATTTAGATCTAGATCATATTCTTGATTGGTTTCTTAAAGAATATAATTTCTTGAAGGAATTGATTCTTTTCATCTTTGAATCTAGATTTCATGCTGGTTTGATTCTGAGATGAGCATCAGGTGTCATGGAGTGAAGAAGTTGAAAATAAAGTTGTTATGTCCATAAAAAATTAGTTGCTAactttgctaagttggagaaggaAGTTGCACAAAGAAATAGAGCTTTTACCTAAAGGTACAtgcaactatatatatatatatatatatatatatatgtgtgtaatATATCCCTGCATAATTGCTTGGAATATAATGCAAATGTTTAGATTATTCCACGTATTAATTGCATGACAATATGCACGCAAAGGAAATAGACTGACGAGTGTGTGGAGAGTTTGGAATGGTTGCCGATGCAACAGGCAAAAGCCAAAGTGACCACTAATAACCCTTCCAAAGGTTACATTTAATGTATTTCTTGCTCAATTGATAGAGTCAAAAGGATTCAACTACTCCCATTGAGAACAAAACAATTCCTCACAACACAACcatgcatatgtatatataaaaaacaagCATATGATATTTCAATTATATAGGCGTCAATGATTGTCAGTTTTTTGGGTCCCAATTCACtttatgaatttcaaaatggtCCATCAGCTTCTTATCTCAATAGTTTCTGATAATTTCTCAACCACGGTTGGCTCAATTAGTAAGGTCTTTGTATTGCATGTAGTTCTATTAGTATTTGAGTCTCGCTGTCAATTTTTTGTTAGTGcacaatttataattttttatataaattcatattatTGGTAACTGACAGTTGGATACCACGTGTAAGTGCTTTCGGCTTCAAATTGTGAATCTACTCTGGTCTCTTAAAATTGAGGTAAAGAATTGtgtattgttgttgtttgaaTTTTAGTACAGGACTCCTAAAATCTCAAGACCATCCAGTGATCTCAGGTTTAAAATCTCATACATcttgatagtgtgtgtgtgtgtgagaaaatttTCTCCCATTATACTTTAGACCATCGTTTTTATTCAGAACAACGTACCGGATcaactttattttcttatcaAATATCACTTATGCGTGAATCTCACTATAAAGGTTTAAAAACATGCAACAAACTCATGTGTGGAACATATGAATATTATGGTGTGGAAGAACCAAATTTAGTACAGTGACATCATATGA encodes the following:
- the LOC117627853 gene encoding uncharacterized protein LOC117627853 isoform X2, which translates into the protein MEEDGGERAQRRHPTSSETLISEPHLDPPSTCSETTLHSGEEDRTESKPELNQTEIFRTLEVVERDSLAIADSFTTLFASLRLALSEVTSNSVDHMHCFSEAAGRLQESVLDCATKGNRYINSSLRKVLRRNVDALDSGVNKLLRLP
- the LOC117627853 gene encoding uncharacterized protein LOC117627853 isoform X1, with amino-acid sequence MEEDGGERAQRRHPTSSETLISEPHLDPPSTCSETTLHSGEEDRTESKPELNQTEIFRTLEVVERDSLAIADSFTTLFASLRLALSEVTSNSVDHMHCFSEAAGRLQESVLDCATKGNRYINSSLRLNEEMKGIDSLALQLKVLRRNVDALDSGVNKLLRLP